The following coding sequences lie in one Alicyclobacillus curvatus genomic window:
- a CDS encoding IS4 family transposase: MKCTRFRNNARNSEKDFTRERKVGFVALVLLIFNMVRKSSQLEIDEFREHFMPESAQATTYTKQSFSKARQKIRPEAFVTLNEVYIRTFYADHDYKTHKGFRVFAMDGSVLEIPNTAQTQGHYGYVTNKMGNFKLARALSSHLYDVENRLAVSTTMGRYDTNERVLARANIEKMLTLIPETSPYETLVLFDRGYPSIEFIHYLMQRRVHFVMRVSSWFCKEIIQAQTKDEIVQLRITKERAKELRKQGTPVPEGTVLPIRVVKVPLSTGETELLITDLSEDRVGYAEMGDLYFKRWGIETHFKELKHQFEIENFSGETLTAIEQDFYATALLSNMASVIEQDALEEVQAQKSRRKYDVYNINHNILVGKLKNKLVEIVLEDDDKKRSAMYRRLIHELTRNIVPVIKGRTYPRKTRPGANKYAKNKRRPL, from the coding sequence TTGAAATGCACCAGGTTCAGGAACAATGCAAGGAATAGTGAGAAAGACTTCACTAGGGAACGCAAGGTCGGGTTTGTCGCGCTTGTGCTCCTCATCTTCAACATGGTTCGCAAATCGTCCCAGTTGGAGATTGACGAGTTTCGCGAACACTTCATGCCGGAATCCGCCCAAGCAACCACGTACACGAAGCAATCCTTCTCCAAGGCAAGACAGAAGATTCGACCCGAGGCTTTTGTCACGCTCAATGAGGTGTATATTCGCACATTCTATGCGGATCATGACTACAAAACACACAAGGGGTTTCGTGTATTTGCTATGGACGGGTCTGTACTGGAGATTCCAAACACCGCGCAAACGCAAGGTCATTACGGCTATGTCACCAATAAGATGGGCAACTTCAAGTTGGCTAGAGCACTCTCTTCTCACTTGTACGATGTAGAGAACAGACTCGCCGTATCCACAACCATGGGCCGCTATGACACCAATGAACGAGTGCTGGCCAGGGCCAACATCGAAAAGATGCTCACCCTCATTCCGGAAACCTCTCCGTATGAGACCTTGGTTTTGTTTGACCGGGGCTACCCATCCATAGAGTTTATCCACTACCTCATGCAACGACGGGTTCATTTCGTCATGCGTGTTTCTTCGTGGTTTTGCAAGGAGATTATACAGGCACAGACGAAGGATGAAATCGTTCAACTGCGGATCACCAAAGAACGAGCCAAGGAGCTACGCAAGCAAGGAACTCCCGTCCCAGAGGGAACGGTTCTCCCCATCCGCGTCGTGAAAGTCCCTTTATCTACGGGGGAAACGGAACTACTCATCACGGATCTTTCCGAGGACAGGGTCGGTTACGCAGAAATGGGCGACCTCTACTTTAAACGATGGGGAATTGAGACTCACTTCAAGGAGCTAAAGCACCAGTTTGAAATCGAAAACTTCTCCGGGGAAACCCTGACCGCCATTGAACAGGACTTTTATGCAACTGCCTTACTCAGTAACATGGCCTCTGTCATTGAGCAGGACGCACTTGAGGAAGTACAAGCCCAGAAGTCACGTCGTAAGTATGACGTATATAACATCAATCACAACATTCTCGTCGGGAAGTTGAAAAACAAACTGGTCGAAATCGTCCTTGAAGATGACGACAAGAAGCGCTCGGCTATGTACAGGCGACTGATCCACGAATTAACGCGTAACATCGTGCCTGTGATCAAGGGTCGAACCTATCCGCGGAAAACACGACCCGGCGCGAATAAGTATGCGAAGAACAAGCGCCGCCCCTTGTAA
- a CDS encoding response regulator → MARVLIVDDESEMRNLLRIYLRTDGHSVEEANDGFEALDIIRVFHPDVIILDVMMPGMDGFETCSFIREQHPEIPILMLTARTSVEDKVSGLSRGADDYLTKPFDGRELIARVRALYRRAYGEVREKYRIDGIDMSVDLESRTVSVGDYSGPRNQDSREGTG, encoded by the coding sequence ATGGCGAGGGTTTTGATTGTCGACGATGAAAGCGAAATGAGAAATTTGCTCCGTATCTACTTGCGTACGGACGGGCATTCCGTCGAAGAGGCGAATGACGGATTCGAGGCGCTTGATATCATCAGGGTCTTCCACCCGGATGTCATTATTCTCGATGTCATGATGCCAGGCATGGACGGATTCGAGACATGTAGTTTCATTCGCGAGCAACACCCAGAAATACCTATCCTAATGCTTACTGCGCGGACGTCTGTCGAAGACAAGGTGTCTGGCCTATCTCGCGGTGCAGACGATTATCTGACCAAGCCTTTTGATGGACGGGAACTAATCGCCCGTGTACGCGCCTTGTATCGACGAGCATATGGGGAAGTGCGTGAGAAGTATCGCATTGATGGCATTGATATGAGCGTCGACCTAGAGAGCAGAACCGTTTCAGTGGGAGATTATAGTGGTCCCAGGAATCAAGACAGCAGAGAAGGGACCGGTTAA